In a single window of the Arthrobacter zhangbolii genome:
- a CDS encoding DNA cytosine methyltransferase — MIPVVDIFAGPGGLNEGFSSIRDQDGNRVFKTVLSIEMETSAVKTLTLRAAHRFLLDLPEGQPEIYKKYLAQDVTYDEMRAAPEVAEAFAHAEAEVRQFTLSEDSRPESDALIRESLQDASEWVLIGGPPCQAYSMAGRSRRKHDATFKDDHKHFLYKEYLHIITEFRPAVFVMENVKGMLSSKSGNGKIFELIEQDLRAPGYDLHSMVVSSDTGELKPTDFIIKSEQFGIPQKRHRVIIVGLRRDAQLPAPKVLEPREPVTVQDAIWSLPHLRSGISRQPQATWEDWARIRQQAHKILRALPGKEHADAPRPYEFGTRSTAVRPAEPFAEDSAAGELQKWLREDAAPVTWNHEARGHMREDLVRYYLLAALVTDDGQSPKVRSLPAAHWPKHNNINNVVVPFEDRFRVQAWGKPSSTVVSHIAKDGHYYIHPDHEQMRSLTVREAARLQTFPDNYVFLGNRTQQYTQVGNAVPPLLAMKIASRIAEVLGVH; from the coding sequence GTGATCCCCGTCGTTGACATCTTTGCTGGCCCTGGCGGCCTGAACGAAGGCTTCTCCAGTATCCGCGACCAAGACGGCAACCGGGTCTTCAAGACGGTTCTGTCCATCGAGATGGAAACCTCTGCAGTAAAGACTCTGACCCTTCGTGCGGCTCACCGGTTCCTTTTGGATTTGCCCGAAGGTCAACCTGAGATCTACAAGAAGTACCTTGCCCAGGACGTGACGTACGACGAAATGCGTGCCGCGCCGGAGGTGGCTGAGGCTTTCGCGCACGCGGAGGCCGAAGTCCGGCAGTTCACCCTGAGTGAGGACAGCCGTCCAGAGTCCGACGCGTTGATCCGCGAATCTCTTCAGGACGCCTCCGAATGGGTCCTAATCGGCGGACCGCCGTGCCAGGCCTACTCAATGGCCGGACGCTCCCGGCGTAAGCACGACGCCACGTTCAAGGACGATCACAAGCACTTCCTGTACAAGGAATACCTTCACATCATCACCGAGTTCCGCCCTGCGGTCTTCGTGATGGAAAACGTCAAAGGCATGCTCTCCTCCAAGAGCGGCAACGGCAAGATCTTTGAACTGATTGAGCAAGACCTGCGCGCGCCCGGCTATGACCTTCACTCGATGGTGGTCAGTAGCGACACCGGAGAGCTCAAGCCCACAGACTTCATCATCAAGTCCGAGCAGTTCGGAATCCCCCAGAAGCGCCATCGGGTCATCATCGTGGGTTTACGTCGGGACGCCCAGCTTCCGGCCCCAAAGGTCCTCGAACCCCGCGAACCCGTAACCGTGCAGGACGCCATCTGGAGCCTGCCGCACTTGCGTTCCGGCATTTCCCGTCAGCCGCAGGCCACTTGGGAAGACTGGGCAAGGATCCGTCAGCAGGCGCACAAGATTCTGCGGGCGCTTCCCGGAAAGGAGCATGCGGATGCTCCCAGACCTTATGAGTTCGGTACTAGGTCGACCGCCGTCCGCCCGGCGGAACCTTTCGCCGAGGACTCAGCAGCCGGTGAACTTCAAAAATGGCTCCGTGAAGATGCTGCCCCGGTCACGTGGAACCACGAAGCCCGTGGACACATGCGCGAAGACCTGGTTCGTTATTACTTGCTTGCTGCCCTCGTGACGGACGACGGTCAAAGCCCCAAAGTGCGCAGCCTGCCTGCTGCCCACTGGCCAAAGCACAACAACATAAACAACGTTGTCGTCCCGTTTGAGGACAGATTCCGCGTCCAAGCGTGGGGGAAGCCCTCGTCCACCGTCGTGTCCCACATCGCCAAGGACGGGCACTACTACATTCACCCGGACCATGAACAGATGCGAAGCCTGACCGTACGCGAGGCTGCGCGGCTGCAGACGTTCCCCGACAACTACGTCTTCCTGGGTAACCGCACGCAGCAATACACACAGGTGGGGAATGCAGTGCCTCCCCTGCTGGCCATGAAGATCGCAAGCAGGATTGCCGAAGTCTTGGGAGTTCACTGA
- a CDS encoding HNH endonuclease signature motif containing protein, producing MTNTTTIVPPGFKLSKSIRDELPPSERASARESLWQKSRGRCSLCNEPLAVDGTATDVDHVKARKEGNEGEGGVTELKNLYLAHKSCNRSRKNLSYPLAATVIRFGRWSTAHPRRSFGDVINHYIENGNQRVVVSLSDTTATLTFGSIERSAPIYEDPATRTKYFFMNVPIEYIQNDEGTQPRFIEHDHVRTLAIDFSDRPVHEPSNCRLVSCDNGLADLKQFDGQHKTTAQILLKRTEIPMKMYVDPDPAMINNLVVQIQQGIKKRPLSTTDTLQKLDKVMQDKVAAYKAKHDGKSPSESELVSDQPLQDQAKFKKQLLANFEWAILNHENLELKKQKLFSTKLDKKFPLTDRVLVTKIIRPLVCQELLDEPLDNSIARENEREAIVQLLNRVTDNMLTDKWRPQPQGVEEDIMTLQARAFFMQGAIAWWLKSIFIPALQGQFLKQKWKRLFLEPLSEVQQERLDGYIDLICGWDVWSTTDETHLAAWRSNTVTAVEKAFPEYSNVSLVNQFAGT from the coding sequence ATGACAAACACCACCACGATCGTCCCGCCCGGTTTCAAGTTATCCAAGTCGATTCGAGACGAATTGCCCCCTTCGGAACGCGCGTCCGCCCGAGAATCCTTGTGGCAAAAATCTCGAGGCAGGTGTTCTCTTTGTAACGAACCGCTTGCTGTGGACGGGACAGCGACTGACGTGGACCATGTGAAGGCACGCAAGGAAGGCAATGAAGGTGAAGGGGGCGTAACCGAGCTGAAAAACCTCTATTTGGCCCATAAGTCATGTAATCGAAGCAGGAAAAACCTTTCCTATCCTTTAGCGGCAACAGTTATCCGCTTTGGGAGGTGGTCCACTGCGCATCCTCGTCGATCCTTCGGAGATGTAATTAACCACTACATAGAAAACGGTAACCAACGCGTGGTGGTTTCTTTATCGGACACTACCGCGACTCTCACATTTGGTTCGATCGAGAGGTCCGCACCGATTTACGAAGATCCAGCCACCCGAACGAAATACTTTTTTATGAACGTTCCCATTGAGTACATTCAAAACGATGAAGGTACGCAACCGCGGTTTATAGAGCATGACCATGTTCGTACATTGGCTATCGACTTTAGCGACCGCCCCGTACATGAGCCGAGCAACTGTCGACTGGTTTCCTGCGATAATGGGCTTGCGGACCTGAAGCAATTCGACGGGCAACACAAAACGACGGCTCAGATTCTCCTAAAACGTACCGAGATTCCTATGAAGATGTACGTTGATCCGGATCCGGCTATGATCAACAACCTTGTAGTCCAAATTCAACAGGGGATCAAGAAACGCCCTTTGTCGACCACAGATACCCTGCAAAAACTCGACAAGGTCATGCAGGACAAAGTTGCTGCGTACAAGGCGAAGCACGACGGCAAAAGCCCTAGCGAAAGCGAGTTGGTCAGCGATCAGCCACTCCAAGACCAAGCGAAGTTCAAAAAGCAACTTCTCGCAAACTTCGAATGGGCAATCCTCAATCACGAAAACCTGGAACTGAAAAAGCAGAAGCTATTCAGTACCAAGTTGGATAAGAAGTTTCCGCTCACAGACCGCGTCTTGGTTACAAAGATTATTCGTCCCTTGGTCTGCCAAGAACTGTTGGATGAGCCGTTGGATAACTCAATTGCACGCGAGAATGAGCGCGAGGCGATAGTTCAGCTACTGAATCGAGTGACGGACAATATGCTCACTGATAAATGGCGGCCTCAGCCCCAAGGTGTGGAGGAAGACATTATGACGCTGCAAGCCCGCGCTTTCTTTATGCAAGGAGCTATTGCATGGTGGTTGAAGTCGATATTCATTCCCGCACTTCAGGGTCAGTTTCTTAAACAAAAGTGGAAGCGGCTGTTCCTTGAGCCACTATCCGAGGTTCAGCAGGAACGGCTTGATGGTTACATTGACCTGATCTGCGGATGGGATGTGTGGAGCACGACTGATGAAACTCATCTTGCGGCATGGCGAAGCAATACGGTTACGGCTGTTGAAAAGGCTTTCCCTGAATATTCTAACGTGTCACTCGTAAACCAGTTTGCCGGAACCTAA